One part of the Solea solea chromosome 1, fSolSol10.1, whole genome shotgun sequence genome encodes these proteins:
- the vcpip1 gene encoding deubiquitinating protein VCPIP1, producing the protein MMSLLQSSKKKDKRVLCGTCPDPKCQARLFFPAHGSVSIECTECGQRHEQRNLLHVEEVTDPDVVLHNLLRNALLGVTGAPKKGTELVKVMGLSNYHCKLLSPVLSRYGMDKQTGKAKLLRDMNQGEMFDCSLLGDRAFLIEPDHVSTMGYGKDRSGSLIYLHDTLEELKKANGNRECLIPVHVDGDGHCLVHAVSRALVGRELFWHALRENLKQNFKQNLERYKALFQDFIDSAEWEDIINECDPLFVPPEGVPLGLRNIHIFGLANVLHRPIILLDSLSGMRSSGDYSATFLPGLVAEEQCQGKDGKLNKPICIAWSSSGRNHYIPLVGIKNTMLPKLPAQLLPKAWGVPQELIRKYVRLEADGSCVIGGDRSLQDKYLMRLVNAMEEVFMEKHSIHPSLVADVHQYVYRRTGVIGIQPEEVIEAAKRSVTENRLHRCLICGALSELHVLQEWLVPGGKLYNLAKSTHGQLRPDKNYSFPLNNVVCSYDPQRDQLVPDYKLSSLNTCNWCHGTSVRRIRGNGSVVYLDGDRTNTRSQGGKCGCGFKHYWEGKEYDNLPEAFPITLEWGGRVVRETVYWFQYEADAALNSNVYDVAMKLVTKHFPGEFGSEILVQKVVNTILHHTAKKNPDEYNPVSIDGAHIQRLTDTVEPHPAAEPQPPTKIILTGQKAKTLHKEELTMSRAERSVQQNISEQASITQKRRTDKLKQEQRGHSRTSSSSPSGSPETSSSSAPATPTKSSSPSSSNKEKKIRVSTSDGRQATLTLQVHTTFSELQRSVANQFDVPPAQQCIRHGFPPKELVAPRDGEENEPLALQHGDRVTVEILRGPEDKGPAASIPPASSSHSTLHTAKSEDGVASGRTSSRDLQDSIDLEMSSLCLLATLMGEDVWSYAKKLPHLFQQGGVFFNIVKKDMGLMDGKHCTLPHLTGKTFVFNAAEQRLELCVDAAGHFAVGPDVEELVKEALVQLRAEAATRGSREGSPSHGGVLKLGGGGVVRKKEPLQNITAFQGKGHSLGSAGGSSPPEHRPITRQHSSGVDLSSSVSRGPPDLSDIPEDATRELVRMAPGFVTTKDSRSLDPDLMEQQRRKLQEMVSSIQASMERHLREQQSAAAAGGGASHEQRGGGHSPAAVSPADGKEEEPEEMMESQETGQSGSTEPMDHS; encoded by the exons ATGATGTCGCTGCTCCAGAGCTCCAAGAAGAAAGACAAGCGGGTTCTGTGCGGAACCTGCCCGGACCCCAAGTGTCAGGCTCGGCTCTTCTTCCCCGCTCACGGCTCCGTTAGCATCGAGTGCACCGAGTGCGGACAGCGGCACGAGCAGCGGAACCTACTCCACGTCGAGGAGGTGACGGACCCGGATGTCGTGCTCCACAATCTGCTCCGGAACGCGCTGCTCGGCGTCACCGGGGCCCCGAAGAAGGGTACGGAGCTGGTGAAGGTGATGGGACTGTCCAACTACCACTGCAAGCTGCTGTCCCCGGTCCTCAGCAG GTACGGCATGGACAAACAAACAGGCAAGGCCAAGCTTCTGAGGGACATGAACCAAGGTGAGATGTTTGACTGCTCGCTTCTTGGAGACCGAGCTTTCCTGATCGAACCGGACCATGTGTCCACCATGGGCTACGGCAAGGACCGGTCCGGGAGCCTCATTTACCTCCACGACACACTGGAGGAGTTGAAGAAAGCCAATGGGAACAGAGAGTGTCTCATCCCAGTCCATGTAGACGGTGATGGGCACTGCCTGGTCCACGCCGTGTCTAGAGCACTGGTGGGCAGAGAACTGTTTTGGCATGCACTCAGAGAGAACCTCAAACAGAACTTCAAGCAGAACCTGGAACGCTACAAAGCCCTGTTCCAGGATTTCATCGACTCTGCAGAGTGGGAGGACATCATCAACGAGTGTGACCCTCTCTTCGTCCCACCTGAGGGCGTGCCGCTTGGACTGCGCAACATCCACATATTTGGTTTGGCCAACGTCCTCCACCGTCCCATCATCCTGCTGGACTCCCTGAGTGGGATGAGGAGTTCCGGTGATTACTCTGCGACCTTCCTGCCCGGCCTGGTGGCCGAGGAGCAGTGTCAGGGGAAAGACGGCAAGCTCAACAAACCAATCTGCATCGCCTGGAGCAGCTCCGGCAGGAATCACTACATCCCTCTGGTGGGGATCAAGAACACGATGCTACCCAAGCTGCCGGCCCAGCTGCTGCCCAAGGCGTGGGGTGTCCCGCAGGAGCTCATCAGGAAGTACGTCAGGCTGGAAGCGGACGGAAGCTGTGTGATTGGTGGTGACCGCAGTCTGCAGGATAAATATCTAATGAGACTGGTCAATGCCATGGAGGAGGTGTTCATGGAGAAGCACAGCATCCATCCGTCACTGGTGGCTGACGTGCACCAGTACGTCTACAGACGCACCGGTGTGATCGGCATCCAGCCCGAGGAGGTGATCGAGGCAGCTAAGAGGTCAGTGACGGAGAACCGGCTGCACCGCTGCCTCATATGTGGCGCTCTCTCCGAGCTGCACGTCCTGCAGGAGTGGCTGGTTCCTGGGGGGAAGCTCTACAACTTGGCGAAATCCACACATGGTCAACTGCGACCTGACAAGAACTACAGTTTCCCGCTAAATAACGTGGTCTGTTCTTACGACCCCCAGAGAGACCAGCTCGTCCCGGACTACAAACTGAGCTCCCTCAACACCTGCAACTGGTGCCATGGCACATCAGTCCGTCGCATCCGTGGTAACGGGTCGGTGGTTTACCTGGATGGGGACAGAACCAACACCCGCTCCCAGGGGGGTAAATGTGGATGTGGCTTCAAGCATTACTGGGAGGGAAAGGAATATGACAACCTTCCTGAAGCCTTCCCCATCACACTGGAGTGGGGGGGCCGCGTGGTGCGAGAGACGGTGTACTGGTTCCAGTACGAGGCTGACGCAGCGTTGAACAGCAACGTGTACGACGTGGCCATGAAACTGGTCACCAAGCACTTCCCAGGTGAGTTTGGCAGCGAGATCCTGGTGCAGAAGGTGGTGAACACCATCCTGCACCACACTGCCAAGAAGAACCCAGATGAGTACAACCCAGTGTCCATTGACGGGGCTCACATCCAGCGTCTGACCGACACAGTGGAGCCCCACCCAGCGGCAGAACCTCAGCCGCCCACAAAGATAATCCTGACTGGACAGAAAGCAAAGACGCTGCACAAAGAGGAGCTGACGATGAGCCGGGCCGAGCGCAGCGTCCAGCAGAACATCAGTGAGCAGGCGTCCATCACTCAGAAACGACGCACTGACAAGCTGaagcaggagcagagaggacaCAGCCGGACGTCATCGTCTTCCCCCAGCGGGTCCCCagaaacctcctcctcctctgctccggCCACGCCCACCAaatcctcctccccttcctcatCCAACAAGGAGAAGAAGATCCGTGTGAGCACCAGCGATGGCCGGCAGGCCACACTTACCCTGCAGGTCCACACCACCTTCTCAGAGCTGCAGAGGAGTGTCGCCAACCAGTTCGACGTGCCGCCGGCGCAGCAATGCATCCGCCATGGCTTCCCGCCCAAAGAGCTGGTCGCCCCGAGGGACGGCGAGGAGAATGAGCCCTTGGCCCTGCAGCACGGTGACAGGGTGACAGTGGAGATACTGAGGGGCCCCGAGGACAAGGGCCCCGCTGCCTCTATCCCTCCTGCGTCCAGCTCGCACTCCACTCTGCACACGGCAAAGAGTGAGGATGGCGTGGCGTCCGGCAGGACGAGCAGCCGGGACCTGCAGGACAGCATCGACCTGGAGatgtcctccctctgtctcctaGCAACCCTGATGG GTGAAGATGTTTGGTCGTACGCTAAGAAGCTTCCGCACCTGTTCCAGCAGGGCGGCGTCTTCTTCAATATCGTCAAGAAAGACATGG GTCTGATGGACGGGAAACACTGCACGCTGCCTCACCTGACAGGGAAGACGTTTGTCTTTAACGCGGCCGAGCAACGTCTGGAACTCTGTGTGGACGCTGCCGGTCACTTTGCCGTCGGCCCCGATGTGGAAGAGCTGGTGAAGGAGGCGCTGGTGCAGCTGCGTGCGGAGGCGGCCACCAGGGGCAGCAGAGAGGGCAGTCCGTCACACGGCGGCGTGCTGAAGCTGGGCGGCGGTGGTGTCGTCCGCAAGAAGGAGCCGCTGCAGAACATCACCGCCTTCCAGGGCAAAGGTCACTCCCTGGGCAGTGCGGGAGGGTCCTCCCCTCCGGAACATCGGCCAATCACACGGCAGCACAGCAGCGGCGTGGACCTGAGCTCCAGCGTGTCCAGAGGTCCACCCGACCTGTCTGACATCCCAGAGGACGCCACCCGGGAGCTGGTCCGCATGGCGCCGGGCTTCGTCACAACCAAGGACAGTCGCAGTTTGGACCCGGACCTaatggagcagcagaggaggaaactGCAGGAAATGGTCTCCTCCATCCAAGCCTCCATGGAGCGCCACCTGAGGGAGCAGCAGAGTGCTGCAGCGGCAGGGGGCGGAGCCAGCCACGAGCAGAGAGGTGGCGGTCACTCACCTGCAGCTGTGTCCCCGGCGGACGggaaagaggaggagcctgAGGAGATGATGGAGAGTCAGGAGACCGGACAGAGCGGCTCCACTGAACCCATGGATCACTCCTGA